A genomic stretch from Bifidobacterium sp. ESL0769 includes:
- a CDS encoding DUF4190 domain-containing protein, whose translation MNNDDFNANPPTQPNQFNYQYGDAGQQTNPQPQFQDAGMNPQMPDYQAYGQVPPAVPTMPPTGPTGPGAVPPVTLQGYYAPAPEQKWNTMCIVGFILSFFMPLIGLVLSVVALVQINHSGEKSKPMAIAGLVIGAISTILSIVFVIIFFSAFGYAVHHLDTDDSDCHGSDCQSDPYDDEGDDPDDDNEDTDYAYYLYDFAQESNIADVTALSNAA comes from the coding sequence CCACCCACGCAGCCGAATCAGTTCAACTATCAATATGGTGACGCCGGCCAGCAGACAAACCCGCAGCCCCAGTTCCAAGATGCTGGCATGAACCCGCAGATGCCCGATTATCAGGCATACGGCCAAGTGCCACCTGCCGTCCCCACGATGCCGCCTACCGGTCCGACGGGACCTGGCGCGGTGCCTCCGGTGACGCTGCAGGGTTACTATGCCCCGGCACCGGAGCAAAAATGGAACACCATGTGCATCGTCGGTTTCATACTTTCCTTCTTTATGCCGCTTATCGGGCTGGTGCTTTCCGTGGTCGCGCTCGTCCAGATCAACCACAGCGGCGAGAAGAGTAAGCCCATGGCCATCGCCGGGCTCGTCATCGGTGCGATTTCAACAATCCTGAGCATCGTCTTCGTTATTATCTTCTTTTCGGCATTCGGCTATGCGGTTCACCATTTGGATACCGACGATTCCGATTGTCACGGTTCGGACTGCCAGTCCGATCCCTACGATGACGAGGGCGACGACCCTGATGACGATAACGAGGACACGGACTACGCTTATTATCTCTACGACTTTGCGCAAGAGAGCAACATCGCGGACGTGACCGCCTTGTCGAACGCCGCTTGA